In the genome of Chrysemys picta bellii isolate R12L10 chromosome 17, ASM1138683v2, whole genome shotgun sequence, one region contains:
- the LOC101951487 gene encoding urotensin-2 receptor-like, giving the protein MDPPSNLSSPSNGSFVGGLPEAVGLSLLGAAGAAGNLYTLAVARAGAVPNPLHVHIVHLALADLLYLAGVPFVVHNGLARDWHFGEAGCRALLSLDLLTMHASIFLLTLLSTERCRAVRRPFRAARRSPARRRALDGAAWAAAFVLALPMMLMVRQEERAAEDGRVRRLCVPTWHEAQYKTYLTVLFGTSMVGPGLALGYLYGRLARAYWLSQTRGVLGPRRGLKQRVFLLIFLIVVAFWVCFLPFWLWQLVPLYSPGTAARLPVATEIYINHLVTCLTYSNSCINPFLYTLLTRSYRNYRQARRAGRRAVPRAQDAGC; this is encoded by the coding sequence atggACCCCCCCTCCAACCTGTCGTCCCCCTCCAACGGCTCGTTCGTGGGTGGGCTGCCGGAGGCGGTGGGGCTAAGCCTGCTGGGGGCGGCCGGGGCAGCCGGGAACCTGTACACGCTGGCGGTGGCACGGGCCGGGGCCGTCCCCAACCCGCTCCACGTCCACATCGTCCACCTGGCGCTGGCCGACCTGCTGTACCTGGCCGGGGTGCCCTTCGTCGTGCACAATGGGCTGGCGCGGGACTGGCACTTCGGCGAGGCCGGCTGCcgggccctgctcagcctggacCTGCTCACTATGCACGCCAGTATCTTCCTGCTGACCCTGCTGAGCACCGAGCGGTGCCGGGCCGTGCGGCGCCCCTTCCGGGCCGCCCGCCGCTCCCCCGCCCGCCGCCGGGCCCTGGACGGGGCCGCCTGGGCCGCCGCCTTCGTCCTGGCGCTGCCCATGATGCTGATGGTGCGGCAGGAGGAGCGGGCGGCGGAAGACGGCCGGGTGCGGCGGCTCTGCGTGCCCACCTGGCACGAGGCCCAGTACAAAACCTACCTGACCGTGCTCTTCGGCACCAGCATGGTGGGGCCCGGGCTGGCGCTCGGGTACCTCTACGGGCGGCTGGCCCGGGCCTACTGGCTCTCGCAGACCCGGGGGGTGCTGGGCCCCCGGCGGGGGCTGAAGCAGCGGGTCTTCCTCCTCATTTTCCTCATCGTCGTGGCCTTCTGGGTCTGCTTCCTGCCCTTCTGGCTCTGGCAGCTGGTGCCTCTCTATAGCCCGGGCACGGCCGCCCGCCTGCCCGTGGCCACCGAGATCTACATCAACCACCTGGTCACCTGCCTGACCTACAGCAACAGCTGCATCAACCCCTTCCTCTACACGCTGCTGACCCGCAGCTACCGCAACTACCGACAGGCGCGACGGGCCGGGCGCAGGGCGGTGCCGCGGGCACAGGATGCGGGGTGCTGA
- the C17H19orf85 gene encoding uncharacterized protein C19orf85 homolog has protein sequence MQRGGRLSLSFLPPQQVALSGRGRDLFTFVTMASSHMMRTLQRPRKSRPGKRRVNHRRFLHNQISRQFADIEAATHRLASSILAQESPKDPAPPAEPRRPGPEPPAPAASSFLGVAEAFVAPEPGPGWGLSVASLTPDPGDLFDPITGPEDLGLPPSWAPITHNPLEPSQCPLSWDPLPTLGTDGAPLWAPDPPGYLPPISPGYPVGVAPGGW, from the exons ATGCAGCGGGGCGGGCGCCTGTCCCTgagcttcctgcccccccagcaggtGGCGCTCTCCGGGCGCGGCCGGGATCTCTTCACCTTCGTCACCATGGCCTCGTCCCACATGATGCGGACGCTGCAGAGACCCCGCAAAAGCCGCCCTGGCAAGCGGCGGGTGAACCACCGCCGGTTCCTGCACAACCAGATCAGCAG gcAATTTGCTGACATCGAAGCCGCCACGCACCGCCTGGCCTCCTCCATCCTGGCCCAGGAGTCCCCAAaggaccctgcaccccccgcaGAACCCCGGCGTCCTGGCCCAGAGCCTCCCGCCCCAGCTGCCAGCTCCTTCCTGGGCGTGGCCGAGGCCTTCGTGGCCCCAGAACCGGGGCCTGGCTGGGGCCTGAGCGTGGcttccctgacccctgaccccggCGACCTCTTTGACCCTATCACCGGCCCGGAAGATCTGGGGCTGCCCCCCAGCTGGGCCCCAATTACCCACAACCCCCTGGAGCCTAGCCAGTGccccctctcctgggaccccctgcccaccctgggcACGGACGGTGCCCCCCTCTGGGCCCCAGATCCCCCTGGCtacctgccccccatctccccagggtACCCTGTTGGAGTGGCGCCAGGGGGGTGGTAA
- the LOC101951755 gene encoding LOW QUALITY PROTEIN: myosin-10-like (The sequence of the model RefSeq protein was modified relative to this genomic sequence to represent the inferred CDS: inserted 1 base in 1 codon; deleted 2 bases in 2 codons), whose amino-acid sequence MESMRIMGFSPEEIHSMLRMVSAVLQFGNIVFRKERNTDQASMPDNTAAQKLCHLLGLNVTEFSRAILMPRIKVGRDYVQKAQTKEQADFAIEALAKATYERLFRWLVHRINRALDRTKRQGASFIGILDIAGFEIFQLNSFEQLCINYTNEKLQQLFNHTMFVLEQEEYQREGIAWDFIDFGLDLQPCIDLIERPVNPPGVLALLDEECWFPKATDKSFVEKVIQEQGGHPKFQKPRQLRDKADFCILHYAGKVDYKADEWLMKNMDPLNDNVATLLHQSAERFTAELWKDVDRIVGLDQVSGMGDVAFGPSYKTKKGMFRTVGQLYKESLAKLMATLRNTNPNFVRCIIPNHEKRAGKLEPHLVLDQLRCNGVLEGIRICRQGFPNRIIFQEFRQRYEILTSNAIPKGFMDGKQACERMIKALELDANLYRIGQSKIFFRAGVLAHLEEERDLKITDIIVSFQAAARGYLARKAFMKKQQQMSALRVMQRNCAAYLKLRHWQWWRLFTKVKPLLQVTRQDEVMQAKAVELQKVQDQHVKTQSELRELESKYQQLAEEKAILAEQLQAETELFAEAEELRARLATKKQELEEILHELEGRVEEEEERCQQLHTDKKKMQQHIQDLEEQLEEEEAARQKLQLEKVTTESKLKKMEEDLLLLEDQNSKLHKERKLMEERLAEFTSHMTEEEEKVKSLSKLRNKYEAVLADMEERLKKEEKGRQELEKQRRRLDGETSDLQEQLLELQQQLEELRAQLARKEAELQTALARLEEEAAQKNQVLKALRELQAQLTELQEDVETERAARAKAEKQRRDLGEELEALKTELEDTLDSTATQQELRSKREQEVAELKKGIEDEVKVHEAQVVEMRQRHAHALEELSEQLEQSRRVKGALEKAKQTLEGEKAELAQEVKGLQAARLDSDQRRKKLEGQVQELQIRASEAERAKAELADRVGKLQSELDSVSGALGTTESKTTKLAKELASVESHLQDAQELLQEETRQKLALGSRVRQLEEEKGAVLEQLEEEEAVKANFSRQIQALQQQVVEARRKLEEDAGTAEALEEARRRAARELELLGQRWEEKAQAAEKLEKTRARLQQELDDASLELGQQRQAVGNLERRQKKFDQMLAEEKLVSARHAEERDRAEAEAREKETKVLSLTRALEESLELREELDRQNKQLRAELDDLVSSXDDVGKNVHELERSKRALEQQVQEMRAQLEELEDELQATEDGKLRLEVTLQAMKAQHERDLQSRDDSNDDKKKLLAKQVRDLEQELDGERKQRAQVVAARKKLELDLQEVLGQIDAANKGREEAVKQLRKLQAQMKELWREVEESRTSREEIFIQSRENEKKLKNLEAELLQLQEELAAAERAKRQAQQERDDLADELANGASGKSALLDEKRHLEARIGQLEEELDEEQSNAELLNDRYRKLSLQVETLTTELGAERSFSQKAENARQQMERQNKELRAKLGELDSSVKAKYKLTIATLEAKVAQLEEQLEQESRERILSGKLVRRAEKRLKEVVLQVEEERRSADQFKDQVEKGHIRLKQLKRQLEEAEEEVSRANSSRRRMQRELDDVTESAESMNREVTTLRNRLSKLERLQRKRAPLTFTTRTVRQVFRLEGVSDDEADGPDAETPAPDHQPQPPPAEPPAP is encoded by the exons ATGGAGTCCATGCGCATCATGGGCTTCTCCCCCGAGGAGATCCACA gCATGCTGCGGATGGTGTCGGCCGTGCTGCAGTTCGGGAACATTGTCTTCCGCAAGGAGCGAAACACGGACCAGGCCTCCATGCCGGACAACACAG CCGCCCAGAAGCTCTGCCACCTGCTGGGGCTGAACGTGACCGAGTTCTCCCGCGCCATCCTCATGCCGCGCATCAAGGTCGGGCGCGACTACGTGCAGAAGGCCCAGACCAAggagcag gcggATTTCGCCATCGAGGCGCTGGCCAAGGCGACCTACGAGCGCCTGTTCCGCTGGCTCGTCCATCGCATCAACCGGGCCCTGGACCGCACCAAGCGCCAGGGAGCCTCCTTCATCGGCATCCTCGACATCGCCGGCTTCGAGATCTTCCAG ctgaaCTCCTTCGAGCAGCTCTGCATCAACTACACCAACGAGAAGCTGCAGCAGCTCTTCAACCACACCATGTTCGTGCTGGAGCAGGAGGAGTACCAGCGCGAGGGCATCGCCTGGGACTTCATCGACTTCGGCCTCGACCTGCAGCCCTGCATCGACCTCATCGAGCGCCCG gtgaaCCCCCCGGGGGTGCTGGCCCTGCTGGACGAGGAGTGCTGGTTCCCCAAAGCCACCGACAAGAGCTTTGTGGAGAAGGTGATCCAGGAGCAGGGGGGGCACCCCAAGTTCCAGAAACCCCGGCAGCTGCGCGACAAGGCCGACTTCTGCATCCTCCACTACGCCGGCAAG gtGGATTACAAGGCGGACGAGTGGCTGATGAAGAACATGGACCCGCTGAACGACAATGTGGCCACCCTGCTGCACCAGAGCGCGGAGCGCTTCACCGCCGAGCTCTGGAAGGACG TGGACCGGATCGTGGGCCTGGACCAGGTGAGCGGCATGGGGGACGTGGCTTTTGGGCCCTCTTACAAGACCAAGAAGGGGATGTTCCGCACCGTGGGCCAGCTCTACAAGGAGTCGCTGGCCAAACTCATGGCCACCCTGCGCAACACCAACCCCAACTTTGTGCGCTGCATCATCCCCAACCACGAGAAGCGG GCTGGGAAACTGGAGCCCCACCTGGTGCTGGACCAGCTGCGCTGCAACGGCGTGCTGGAGGGCATCCGCATCTGCCGCCAGGGCTTCCCCAACCGCATCATCTTCCAGGAGTTCCGCCAGAG gtACGAGATCCTGACATCCAACGCCATCCCCAAGGGCTTCATGGACGGGAAACAGGCCTGCGAGCGCATG atCAAGGCCCTGGAGCTCGACGCCAACTTGTACCGCATCGGCCAGAGCAAGATTTTCTTCCGGGCGGGGGTGCTGGCCcacctggaggaggagcgggACCTCAAGATCACCGACATCATCGTCTCCTTCCAGGCCGCCGCACGCGGGTACCTGGCCCGCAA gGCGTTcatgaagaagcagcagcagatgaGCGCCCTCCGGGTGATGCAGCGGAACTGCGCCGCCTACCTCAAACTCCGCCACTGGCAGTGGTGGCGCCTCTTCACCAag gtgAAGCCGCTGCTGCAGGTGACGCGGCAGGACGAGGTGATGCAGGCCAAGGCCGTGGAGCTGCAGAAGGTGCAGGATCAACACGTGAAAACCCAGAGTGAGCTCCGGGAGCTGGAGAGCAAATACCAGcag ctggcggaggagaaggcgATCCTGGCGGAGCAGCTGCAGGCGGAGACGGAGCTGTTCGCCGAGGCGGAGGAGCTGCGGGCGCGCCTGGCCACCAAGaagcaggagctggaggagatcCTGCACGAGCTGGAGgggcgggtggaggaggaggaggagcgctGTCAGCAGCTGCACACCGACAAGAAGAAGATGCAGCAGCACATTCAG gacctggaggagcagctggaggaagaggaggcggcTCGGCAGAAGCTGCAGCTGGAGAAGGTGACCACGGAGTCCAAGCTGAAGAAGATGGAGGAGgatttgctgctgctggaggaccaGAACTCGAAGCTGCACAAG GAGCGGAAGCTGATGGAGGAGCGCCTGGCGGAGTTCACCTCGCACATgacggaggaggaggagaaggtgaaGAGCCTGTCCAAACTGCGCAACAAATACGAGGCCGTCCTCGCCGACATGGaag agCGGCTGAAGAAGGAGGAGAAGGGGCGCCaggagctggagaagcagcgGCGGCGGCTGGATGGGGAGACGAGCGAcctgcaggagcagctgctggagttgcagcagcagctggaggagctccgggcccagCTGGCCCGCAAGGAGGCCGAGCTGCAGACCGCCCTGGCCAG gctggaggaggaggcggcCCAGAAGAACCAGGTGCTGAAGGCCCTGCGGGAGCTGCAGGCCCAGCTGACGGAGCTGCAGGAGGACGTAGAGACGGAGCGGGCGGCTCGCGCCAAGGCTGAGAAGCAGCGACGGGACCTGGGCGAGGAGCTGGAGGCCCTGAAAACCGAGCTGGAGGATACGCTGGACTCCACAGCCACCCAGCAGGAGCTACG GTCGAAGCGGGAGCAGGAGGTGGCCGAGCTGAAGAAGGGGATCGAGGACGAGGTGAAGGTGCACGAGGCCCAGGTGGTGGAGATGCGCCAGCGACACGCCCACGCCCTGGAGGAGCTGTCCGAGCAGCTGGAGCAGTCGCGCCgg GTGAAAGGCGCCCTGGAGAAGGCGAAGCAGACGCTGGAGGGGGAGAAGGCGGAGCTGGCGCAGGAGGTGAAGGGGCTGCAGGCCGCCCGGCTGGACTCAGACCAGCGCCGCAAGAAGCTGGAAGGGCAGGTGCAGGAGCTGCAGATCCGGGCCAGCGAGGCCGAGCGAGCCAAGGCCGAGCTCGCCGACCGCGTGGGCAAGCTGCAG AGTGAGCTGGACAGTGTCTCGGGGGCCCTGGGCACCACGGAGTCGAAGACGACCAAGCTCGCCAAGGAGCTGGCCAGCGTGGAGTCCCACCTGCAGGACGCCCAG gagctgctgcaggaggagacgCGGCAGAAGCTGGCGCTGGGCTCGCGG GTgcggcagctggaggaggagaagggcgCCGTGctggagcagctggaggaggaggaggctgtgaaggcCAACTTCAGCCGCCAGATCcaggccctgcagcagcag gtggtggaggcgcggcggAAGTTGGAGGAGGACGCGGGCACGGCGGAGGCGCTGGAGGAGGCCCGGCGCCGGGCGGCccgggagctggagctgctggggcagcgCTGGGAGGAGAAGGCGCAGGCGGCCGAGAAGCTGGAGAAGACCCGGGCacggctgcagcaggagctggacGACGCCAGCCTGGAGCTGGGCCAGCAGCGCCAGGCCGTGGGCAACCTGGAGCGCCGGCAGAAGAAGTTTGACCAG ATGCTGGCGGAGGAGAAGCTGGTGTCGGCGCGCCACGCGGAGGAGCGGGACCGGGCCGAGGCCGAAGCCAGGGAGAAGGAGACCAAGGTGCTGTCGCTGACCCGGGCGCTGGAGGAGTCGCTGGAGCTGCGGGAGGAGCTGGACCGGCAGAACAAGCAGCTCCGGGCTGAGCTGGACGACCTGGTCAGCT AAGACGACGTCGGCAAGAAC GTGCACGAGCTGGAGCGGTCGAAGCGGGCGCTGGAGCAGCAGGTGCAGGAGATGCGGGCGCAGCTGGAGGAGCTGGAGGACGAGCTGCAGGCCACGGAGGACGGGAAGCTGCGGCTGGAGGTGACCCTGCAGGCCATGAAGGCGCAGCAC GAGCGGGACCTGCAGAGCCGCGACGACAGCAACGACGACAAGAAGAAGCTGCTCGCCAAGCAG gtGCGGGATCTGGAGCAGGAGCTGGACGGCGAGCGGAAGCAGCGGGCCCAGGTGGTGGCGGCGCGGAAGAAGCTGGAGCTGgacctgcaggaggtgctggggcagATCGACGCCGCCAACAAGGGGCGCGAAGAGGCCGTCAAGCAGCTCCGCAAACTGCAG GCCCAGATGAAGGAGCTGTGGCGGGAGGTGGAGGAGTCGCGCACATCCCGCGAGGAGATCTTCATCCAGTCCAGGGAGAACGAGAAGAAGCTGAAAAACTTGGAGGCGGAGCTACTTCAGCTGCaggag GAGCTGGCGGCGGCCGAGCGAGCCAAGCGGCAGGCGCAGCAGGAGCGTGACGACCTGGCTGACGAGCTGGCCAATGGTGCCAGCGGCAA gtcGGCGCTGCTGGATGAGAAGCGGCACCTGGAGGCGCGGATcgggcagctggaggaggagctggacgAGGAGCAGAGCAACGCGGAGCTGCTGAACGACCGTTACCGCAAGCTGAGCCTGCAG gtGGAGACGCTGACGACGGAGCTGGGGGCCGAGCGCAGCTTCTCGCAGAAGGCGGAGAACGCCCGGCAGCAGATGGAGCGGCAGAACAAGGAGCTGCGGGCCAAGCTGGGCGAGCTGGACTCCTCCGTCAAGGCCAAGTACAAGCTGACCATCGCCACCCTGGAGGCCAAGgtggcccagctggaggagcAGTTGGAGCAGGAGTCCAG GGAGCGGATCCTGTCAGGGAAGCTGGTGCGTCGGGCGGAGAAGCGGCTGAAGGAGGTGGTGCTGCAGGTGGAGGAGGAGCGTCGGAGCGCCGACCAGTTCAAGGACCAG GTGGAGAAGGGCCACATCCGGCTGAAGCAGCTGAAGCGGCAgctggaggaggcggaggaggaggtgTCGCGGGCGAACTCCAGCCGGCGCCGCATGCAGCGGGAGCTGGACGACGTCACTGAGTCGGCCGAGTCCATGAACCGCGAGGTCACCACGCTGCGCAACCGGCTCAG CAAGTTGGAGCGTCTCCAGCGCAa gCGCGCCCCCCTGACGTTCACCACCCGCACGGTGCGTCAGGTCTTCCGGCTGGAGGGCGTCTCAGACGATGAGGCCGACGGGCCCGacgcggagaccccggcccccgACCACCAACCGCAgccccccccggccgagcccccggccccgtgA